aaataaagcaaaatttcTATTGATCCATCATGTAGATGCTATTAGACAAGAGGATACTTTTAACCGACGTAAAATTGGCGAAAGTGtggaaaataagtaaaaactaGGTGTCGAATAAGACACTAAACTGCTTCGTCTTGACATTGCAAAACAATCGATTCTCATATCAATaacatttcttaaatttaatgcagtttatgttttatttaaaactgtttattagttttattagaataagtgaaatatatataaaaatccgaTAGATATAGTTGACGTGtaatacgtaaaaataaattgacaaccCTGAAACTTAAAGTAGTAGAGTAAAGTGAAGAGTGGTGCTTTAATCGTCTTTCAATTTCTCAAATTCGAGACAatgaattacaatttaaatacttgGAAGCGATTTCTAATAATTGTTGTATCGTTATAAAAGCGAGAAGCGCATATCCATTGGCCCTACCTCTGGAAATGTTCATGGAAGGTGGTCATTGCTAACCATCAGGGaaaccacaagctcagttgcccactattacataaaattattaaaaaacggCTCACCTCAAACATAAACGTATTCACTTCATCTCTTATCCCTTCCATATCTATTTCCCCTTTGCTCTCTGCGTCCAACAAGAGATCCAGCAGAGCCATTCTCCTCTTGCCCGTTGCCGATGACTCTGTTtcatttttcttctttcttttctcCTCAATTACAGTATTTGTGAAGAAACAAATCTGCTCTAAATGTTTCTTAAACTGTCTGCCAgttggtgttaaataaaacacaatgtcGTAATACAACCAGAATCGTGTTAAGCGACGATAAATCGCCTGTCCGATGCCTAAAATGGCCTTCTTGTACTCAGATTTGGCGGCACTGATTTCTGAATTCAATCGAATGCCCATTGCGGTTTCTGaaagtcaataaatatatactagtGTTTTAAATTGAAGACATAGAGTTTGTTGTAGATTACCCAAAGAGTGAATTCGGTATTTCAATTatgtatcttaatatttattagaagtGAAATTGACACCTCTCAGAACCCAATTATATGACGTGGACACGGTTATTGCTGGaatatatcctacttcctacttgctactaatattataaatgcgaaagtttgtaaggatgtgtgtgcgtttgttgctctttcacgcaaaaactacagaaccgattgtaatgaaatttggtacgtagacagcttgacaactgaaataacatataggcaactttttataccgattttcctatgggatatggatttacgcgggtgaaaccgtggggcacagctagtttaaaataagtcAAATGTTATCGACATGCATAGGCATCCACCACACATAACAGTAACATTTTATACCAAAGATACACTTCACACAGAAAGGACACAGTTGtgaaaattacaaatgaaaaaaacatatttcagcTACTGTAActgtttttaagtataaatacatgtaGAAGAATCTCTTGATAGTCATTAACCTCAGGAAATAAGGACAGTTATTATAACGATTGTGTAAGGCGTGGCCAGTatatagaaaagaaaagaaaagaaattatcTTCGTCATATTAAAGAAGCTACCGCAAATCGCATATAGAGTATAATCGCTGATAAAAGCCATGACGTCGAGGGTGCGTTCGCCGCGCTGCAGGCGCGCGCGCAGGTCGCCCACCAGCGCGCGGCTCTCCTCCTCGAACACGCGCGCGAAGTTCTTCAGGATGTCGAAGTGGAACGCGGGCGTGAGGATCTTACGCCGCTTGTGCCACTTTGTACCTATGGTGGGATAATTTCGTACCTATAGAAACATCgtctttgtaaataaatctgtACCACCATTGCCCGTTTATCGAATCTCGATGGTAATGTCTATTTCATAAAAGGTGGAAATAAATGCTTTGAATCCCATATCTATATACACGTGATGAGATCCGACTTATTTGATCGTTGGCCTGTGTTAAGTTTTCCATGAAGTGTacaagcacagataatataatgtacaacTGATGGTAGAAATTACGTACCTGTACTAATGAGCAACCCTGTCCCAAGCCAGGGTTTGAGAAACAGGTACCctttactttttgttatattcttcgaatttgttaaaacaatctgaaaaataataactttcatTTTCTAACTATGGTCCATTGATGTCGTGAATACTTAATTAcagtatttctttttatatttatcctcTGGTTTTGCTATAATCCCCTTTTTATccagaaatatttattgtacctacattatcatataaataccATTGCTTGGCGACAGCATTTTCCACGTTTTGGACGGTTGACGGAAAgacctttttttattgaaacctCCATTTAACACGTTCAAATTAACGTTTTCAAAATCGTGCTTAAACTCATATTTAAGCACGATTTAATTTGGCTGGATGAAATCGCTACATTTGCGATAAGACCACCAATTGCTTCAATTTAAGGTTATATCGAAACCTTATCTGGGTGTTAAAGTTTCAATAGaacttttaagttttaactaAAGTTTTTACTATTGTTTCTTATTCCCGACCAATCCTGATGAAGGCGCAACGAACAGAGActgtaaagtataaaaaaaaaattaattcttttcGACATTGCAATAGATTACATATTTCCATTACCTCGATATCCTTAGGATCATACAAATGGATAACATTggagttaaatattttcaatctgACGCGATGGCCGTATTCCTTCGAGAAACccgttaaaattgtaaatatttcaccTGAAacatacatttgaatttactgtattttgtgacacatattaaatattttttcttttaaagaatataaattttgatataaccCATGAACACACcctagaatttaattttctgtcaaatatttaaaaatcagataatataaaaaattatacatactttCATTAAGTCCGAGGAATATGGGCAAACTCCCGACAATGGGCCATCGAGGAGGCCCGGGCAAATTATCAACATCTGACTTCTCACTACGCCACAAGGACCATATCATTAGTATCACCATACATACTACTAATTCATAGAACATTGTCACTGAAATACGTTaggaaaaacaatttttagtagttttttatACGGTCTGGTAAAAAAGAATGTCGTATAAGGTACCACTAAAAGATAtctaatttagtattttctcgtgtttaattttacgcgagttttatacatttacaaattaaagactttttaacggattttaaacgcgatttatctAATTTAGTCAAAGACGATTCCGGTTCCCAGGGaatttcgaaaataaaaacatactatcgttttgccaaatttcatccaaaacgGCTCAGTGGTTTActcgtgaagaagagacagatacACATAGCTACTTTAACATCAACAATATTAGAAGGTACTTACTACTTACTCATGATGTAGATTGCAGATGTACAGAATTGTTTTTAACTGAATCATTGATAAAGTTTTCAACATAAAGTCCGACATTGCTGCCTCGTTATTTGCCGATAGTTCTAACAATATCCAACTACCCGCTAACTGTTCGAATTAAAAGTTTGAATGTACCCGCATCATTCGACAGAATATCGCTTTTCGTGTTTTTTAATCTacatcttatacctttaaacgagcaattcttgtatatatatatatatatatatatatatatatatatatatatatatatatataattggaatctcggaatcggctccaacgatttgcatgaaatttagtatataggggttttcgggggcgataaatcgatctagctaggaatttttttttagaaaatgtcatattcgtgttttattcgtgttttttttttcctgacatctattgctgaataataatactattttgcttcgtagatagctggacaactgaaataatgtcatattcgtgttttattcgtgttttttttcctgacatctattggtgaataataatactattttgcttcgtagatagctggacaactgaaataacacataggcactttttataccgatattcctacgggatacggttacgcagcacgcttacgcggtttcaaccgcgggtcacacctagtcataatataataatagtgtggCACTATGTATATACACTATGTGCAGAAGaacttttcaaccgacttcaagtAAAGGaggatttagatttttttttcattattattttttgatttatttacctcagaactttcgactgggacGTATAttcatgattatatttttattttaccttgcGTGTGGTCCTTTTTTAAGTTGGTTTACAATATTTCTGCAATTTGAAGGCggatttgttgttttattaattattgttgtgGTTAATAATGATCATTATTCAGTTtccaatcataaaaattaattcaacttGGGCTTACCTCAATTTGCTCCATCCAATTCTCTTTCGTGTGACGTGAGAGgacaaaatgtattaaaattgataattgatAAAGTTTAAACAATGTAAAAGTCCACTAAAATTGATCTGTATATATACAATCTAACTTGCATATATAATGGAGTTTTTAACCATAACAGctataatagtaatttatatatatttgagtaatttatatctaattttCAAAGGTTTTATTCGCGACTCACTCTCAAGAGATTGCAGGTTAAATGGGCAAATAAATATCTGAATCTATATTGCAACTATGTTTTTTGCAGCTTCTTTTGTGAGTAAATTACCTATTAGTCgacattcatttataaattatttataattacttatgtGTACACGAGGCGAGAGGATCGAAAGCGTCGCTGTCATTTAACCGACTTTGTTAAAAGGAGGTTAAATGACAGTAacaaaagttgcctatatgttattccagttgtccagctgtcaacgtaccaaattttattgcaatcggttcagcagtttttgcataaaaaagcaacatacacacacacatccttacaaactttcgcatttataatattagtaggatatgattattaataaattagacaacattttgtattaatacaaAGCTAAACAAGTAATTATCATTTCATCATGCTAAATGAATTGATGACAAAAGACATTACGATTTAATAATGCTTGTATAAGaagtttaattgtataattatatgtttgtgtCTTAGTTTGAAAAGAAACAAGCGACAACAAGTTGTAAAATCTGCTTGCCTGGCTAGCTCTTGGATCATGGCTTAAGCCCAAATATGATACCTGGGGAGGTACCGTGGCGATTTAAAGCAGAATTATTTCAAGTGTGGAAATGAAACAGAGCTATCTAGCTCGTCGAGCGCCGTCCTTTTCTTTCGTCATTCTTTCCCTCACTGGAATAAATACTGCTTTAACACGTCATGGTAACTCCTGTAGGTATATCTTTGCAGTTTTCCTGGAAaagacaattatatatttattgtaatcttaaattatatatttaaattatatattgattataatctTCTATCAATTACAGCTATGATGGATATTTTGACATATTAATACAAGCGAAAGAAAAGCCTCTTTCATGTTCCTTCAAGGGTTGTAGAGaacgtttttttatgtggGGTTGTGGTTcccggtgtgagctggcccaattcgtgcctgAACTTGCTCGACTTCCTACATATGAAGAGtgtatcttatacctttaaacgagcaattcttgtatatatatatatatatatatatatatatatatataattggaatctcggaatcgacTCCAACAATtgtcatgaaatttagtatatagggggtttcgaagcgataaatcgatctagctaggattttttttttagaaaatgtcatattcgtgttttattcgtgttctattggtgaataataatactattttgcttcgtagatagctggacaactgaaataacacataggcactttttataccgatattcctacgggatacggacttacgcggtttcaaccgcgggtcacagctagtaataattaatgcgTGATTCTgtcagtaattatttttttatctagaaCATGAACAACTGATTTTTCTGAAATGCGCatacaatatttgattttcatttatattttattataatttagagtATCAGCCCAAACTTATTACCTACACATtaacgtaatattaaaatttcatattaaccACGTTTCATTATATTCACGTGTAAAGAAGcctaacaaaaatataattaatgggTAATTAAGAAAGCTACCTTTGAGAAACACAAAGTCTATCAAAAAGATTTTCACGTAAGATATTGCCAACATGCATAGGTACTTGTCCTCTGAAAAAGTTATCAGATGTCACGTAGAGCCAAGTGTTTAGCCCTATTTTAACAATCTCTACACCTAAGTTGAAATATTTGACTGGACCTTGGTACTTAAGAAGCGCTACagtaacattaaaatgttaagtaTGGTTGCAAAATTTTTGAACAAATTTCCTAACTTTTTCCTTCGTAATCGGCCCAGCCATTCGGGTCTAATGccatgattataataatgtagattcattcatttatatgatagatccataaatttagaaaataacgACTTTTAaagggattttaaacgcgatttaccattatattattaacccgacgtttcgaacccTTTACAGCGACCGTGACCGAAACGTGacgaaaatataatgaataaatcgcgtttcaaATCCGTTtgaaagtctttaatttcttaatgtataatactcgcgtaaaatcaaacacaacaaaatactagatccataaatattaaacactttttttgtttttataaaaagtttgctTATAGTAAGTAAATAAGTGGTTTATAAATTCAGCTTATCATACAGATTATGATCGAAATCCGGCGAAACGCTTCAAACTGTCATGTCTTGGCATACcttctatttcaatataattatttttaccaaaaaagTTAACCGCCTTCACACTGTCAGAATATTAATGGGACAACATCGCAagcgttatattaaaaaagaaaatcataaaaatcgcttAAACCACTTTAAAGCTATGAGgtaataaactcaaaaaatagTTGTATTAATAACCTCCTTTTCtggaagtcggttgaaaatgacaaaaaagACAGACCAATGTCGGAATGATGGTGTAAATACACGAGTTTAATTTACGTGTCTGGGTCCCGGAAAAACGCATGAAAAACTATAACAATAGATTCGCATTCTAATTATCATCATTTCgttgaattattttcaaataaacaatgccACGGTAGAAGTAAATTCCATATTTGTAGTGAGACAAAGCGTTTCGTTTAATTAACTTTGCCCAGAGAGTAAACACCCTACATACAATGTGTATACAATGTTATAACACGCATTAATtagttacataaaattgtGACCATCATTACCGGCAAGATGCGAAGGCATTTTAATATCGAAGATTGtatcatgtatatatatgtttatataatgtacatatcTGGGTTTATAAACAACATCATTAACTCTTTCAAATCTTCtctaatatgaaaattaaatcggTGCTTTACTAATCCTGATGATACCAATATTAGACCACGGTTACgcgtattatgttatctgtgcttaaGCGAAAGGAGGTAGGTaggtatgtgtgtgtgcgtgtgtatatgtgtgtgtgtgtgtgtttttttatagtttatttcatttgttacgttatattattatttcatataaatatattaaattttgcataaataacagtttgaatatttatatgtatgcatgtataaTTCTTCTGACTGGCACTCCAAcaaggggctactgaaaatcagcgcgcATTAcgcattacgcgtagcacaTGCTGAGTAGTTACTTTTTCAGCTCCACACTGATAAGTTACGAGTCCACCTTTTCACCGTCGTtttgtaaagatttttattggttgaatgaatttttcatcAATTTCTCTGTTTAAACTAAAACTGCGCGTAATTCCTTCGttgctagtataatattatacgtcGTGTCCATGTTTCGTGCAAAGTGGAGCTCTTCACATCCGCTGGACACATTCATTTCACTCCTTGTAAGCTCtaagatttattttcactAGAAAAAGATCATTTCTCCAAGGCACTATCGttcaatatcatttaaatccgttcagtgcaCGTTTAAATAGCCTGAAGAGCTGTTAACCAAGAATTCTATCAGTATGGATATTGCAAATTTCTAGTTAAGGGGACTACACGAGATAAAATCGAGATTTATGGTATATGATCCGccgtaataaaaacaaacggaAAATATATGATACTAAGCTGGAATCTGCGGCTTCAATCTCGTAGTCAAATGTAGCCTACGTTtatctataatctatctctgtactgaatttcatacaaatccaaatttagatttttgtgtgaaaggtaaaaattaaatacatgcaTTGTTACAAACTTTGCGTTCATAGTATTAGTGGGATGGTTCTGGATATATGCTAATCCGATAATGTGTTAAAACATAATGACATAACGCTACGAAGTTGATtcgatacaaaaaaatacacaattgttccttttaaaattaaattaagtcattaaattatcaattcaTCCTTCACGCAACAATTGGTGATTTATTTGGCGCAATCTATAGGATATTCtttctatacatttaaatttcttgttaataattattttctatcttcATAAAGTTGTTTTTGACTCTGTTCTATGTTATGTTGCTTTTCTCTCCTCTATTATTTATCTCTCTTTACCGCATATTTATACAATCCTAACTCCTATATGcattaatttcttatctatatttttgtgcactttcttgtatgtatttatacactttctaccttttcaaaatttatatttcctatatccaaaggttgcctggaagaaatcgcttctaagcgataaggccgccaaattgtacagtagatattgtatattggtttttgttaactgtatgtgcattgtacaataaagtgttaataaataaataaataaatattctatgtaCCAACAATGCCGGCTGAAGATTTAAGACCGTcacgataattataatatgtgtgcGTGAGATTTTCTAGCCGCAGTAATCCCCTTAAAAAGCTAACACACGTGGAAACAACTTTTCAAACCATCGACCCAATGCCGTTACCAACCTTTACCTCAGATAGTTGGAGCGTGAGGTTTTGTCGATGCAGTTCGCGCGAAGTTTTCTAGATAGGTATGTCATTTTAATACCAGTTCCATTACACGTGTAGCAGTGAGATAGTTACGCGATAATCATTAGAGATGATACTCATTGGATAATATTGCATAAATTACAACGTTTGCTGAACGTACTTTGTTTTCGTTCTCACAATTAAACATGAATGActggaaaatataaacaacaatcgcatataataacacaaaataaaacttccCTGCCGTAACAAATTCGGTGGTCTGGCGTGAAAATATTGCCTTTTATGtttctattttcaatatatactatttagttattttatttataacagatGTATtagcattaataaaatagacattAACAACAACAATCATTCAGACGAGACGAGAGAAGAGGAGACGATACTCCAACAATAAACTTCAATTCAATTatcagaaaacatttttattaattttcatgacTTAATACAAAACACTACGCTGCGCAATAGGTATATGACACTACGCCGCGACGTTGCCGCACTTCTCTCTCACGGattattgaatgaattattgtaaatgataATGCACTTTGTtactattttgatattaatcgATTATCCATgagaattacatatttttaactttgacaaaaaaaattatagtggTTTCAAAGAGCATTATAAACTAGTATACGTagtgttttcatttattgcaGTATTGTAGTACCTAACACATAAGAGTTTAGTAAGGTAATAGTAGTATTGCCCTTTTCTCTTGATAGCAAACTACCTTTTGCCCCTCCACAGTATATTTATGAAGTCTACAGGCTTTAGATACTCttgaacataaatttaatatgcaaaTCATTCCCGCATAGAAGATACACGATGTAGGTATAAGGATCGGAGATAACTCATCAATGCTACCGCCGTACTTGTAAGGAAGTTGAAAGTCCACAAGCCTCgttatcttttaaatacatacaaaaagtaCTCTTAAAGATAGCGCGAAAATGCAACTCATCCTATGTAGAGTACCTACTCTACATAGAATGAATGCGTTTTCGATCTCTACATAGAGAGTGCGTATAGAGCCGTACGAGACTCGGGAAATAAAGTCATCAGTGCTAGAGTGGCACACTAAATGACTAAGTACGAGAGTAACACAAACCGGTTTTTGGGCACGTTGCATGGATGACGTGGACGTGAACAACCATGGATGTAACATTAGAGCAAGATCCCAGGGTCACCGGACGTGAGATGTGGGGCGGTGTCAGACCTATATGCTCATAATCGTATGCCTTACTTGCTAGCTTAATGAAGCGGGCAATTTCAATGTATCATGTGCCCGGGTACATAAGAACATTACGcatttcaagtttttttttatgtcgtctgcaatggagctggtcgatcgcctgatggtaagcgctaccaccgcccgttaacatttggagaggtatgaagtcgattgcagaccttaagtctctacaaatggattgcctaTTTCATATTGGAAAGGGATGAAGAAACGATTgacgaaaggaataaaggaaaggactgggaagggtaaggaatatgagcctccggctcccccactcacctaacgaaacacagcagtatgctatttcgcgccggttttctgtgggggtgtggtacttccccgtaCGAACGGGCCCAACTCTTGCCGAaccgtgctcgactaccacatacaaagtATTTACACACCTTTCATGCCTGCTTTTCACGTATATTGTAGACAATATACTTAGCAATACTAATAAGAAGCCAGTACTCCTAGACATGGCCGTAGGACTTAACAGACGCTCAAAGCACATAAAGTGTATGTgaaatcgtttatttttttttaatataggaacttttcattgaaatacaattacggtgaataacaatttaagaTGACACAACTTTCGTCGTCATCAAGTTATTCTATATCATTTGGATCGCATTTCCTTTTTTGTGTTGTAATTTGGTACGACATTGGCATGACATTGAATTAGTATTCAATTTAGTTATACGAAAGTTTTTTAGTTAGGCGATTCAAATTgtgatatagaaaataaactagtgttaaaaaaaacagcattttttttatataatagcgcacaactgagctggtggttcgacCGATGGGGTAAAGGAAAGGGAAAGGTTTAAccactggaaagaaggaatggactggaacgGGTGAgggaaaggaaacgggccttctttcttttaaaatatttattaagggTCTGGCGGTGCATACGATAGACCGATATTCTTCAATTCGCAGTCCTCTTGTAAAAAGTCCTTTATGAGTAATTTCTTCAGAGCAGTTCGTCGCACCTACGCCAAAATATACCTGATTTGTATATTCAGAGGTCTAGACATCAAATGTGGTGATTTCAAGCTTCCATcgttaatgtataatattcaaagtaaatataagatatggattttaaataaatatagacaatttacaatatacatcgaattgtattatgttatttattcaaagaaatttcattaatcattattCACTCAAGATACCTATCAgatcttatttttaaagttcatGAAATTTGCGCTCCGCAAAacacgtttttttata
Above is a window of Zerene cesonia ecotype Mississippi unplaced genomic scaffold, Zerene_cesonia_1.1 Zces_u009, whole genome shotgun sequence DNA encoding:
- the LOC119839150 gene encoding cytochrome P450 4C1-like produces the protein MFYELVVCMVILMIWSLWRSEKSDVDNLPGPPRWPIVGSLPIFLGLNESEIFTILTGFSKEYGHRVRLKIFNSNVIHLYDPKDIEIVLTNSKNITKSKGYLFLKPWLGTGLLISTGTKWHKRRKILTPAFHFDILKNFARVFEEESRALVGDLRARLQRGERTLDVMAFISDYTLYAICETAMGIRLNSEISAAKSEYKKAILGIGQAIYRRLTRFWLYYDIVFYLTPTGRQFKKHLEQICFFTNTVIEEKRKKKNETESSATGKRRMALLDLLLDAESKGEIDMEGIRDEVNTFMFEGHDTTALALTFGLMLLADHEDVQEKMFEECKITFGDSTRTANTSDLAEMKYLDAVIKEVLRLYPSVPLIGREITEELVLDDLVIPRDYEVIIHIYELQRRGDLFPDPEVFRPERFLNGDKTNFSYLPFSAGPRNCIGQRFAMQEMKCMLSEIVRNFKLSPIEKGYRPSIKADLVLRPNEPVLVKFSSR